From the genome of Thioclava nitratireducens:
CACGAGCAACTGGTTCAGGCCTTGCGCCTGCGGATCGTCAAGTTGCAGAAGCAGGCCTTCGGCAAGTCCTCGGAAAAGATCGAGCGCGAGATCGCCCAGCTGGAGCTTGCGCTGGAGGATCTGCTGGTCGCAGCCGCCGAACAGCGCGACGGACCGATCGAAGGCGAGGAGCCTGCCGCGGTCGATGCTCCTGCTGCCGAGGCGAAGCCCCGCCGACGTCCGCGCGTGTCGGACGCAACACCTCGCGAACGCCGGGAGCTCGACCCTGGCGCCTGTTGCCCCGATTGTGGGGGTGACCTGCGAGTGGTGGGCGAGGACGTCAGCGAGCTTCTCGACCTGGTCGCGGCGCAGATGAAGGTCATTCAGATTGCGCGGGTGAAGAAGTCTTGCCGCCGCTGTGAGCGGATGGTGCAGCCTGCGGCCCCGAGCCGTCCGATCCCCGGCAGCATGGCCGGGCCGGGGCTGCTGGCTCAAATCCTCGTCTCGAAGTTCGACGACCATCTTCCATTGTATCGTCAGCACGAGATCTACGCGCGCATGGGCGCCGACATCCCTGACAGCACGCTTCTGGATTGGTGCGGGCGCGCCATGAAGGTGCTCGCCCCCGTCATCGAGCGGATCGAGGCCGAGGTGATGGCCGCGCCGGTGCTACATGCAGATGACACCCCGATCCGCGTGCTGGACCGGTCACGTCGGGACCGCGGTCTCGGCAAGGGTGTCAAACAAGGCCGGGTCTGGGCCTATGTCTCTGACCAGCGACCCTGGGCCGGCACGGCGCCACCCGGCGTCGTCTACCGCTTCTCCCCGGATCGGAAGGGGGAGCATCCTCAGCGCCACCTGCACGGCAGCGGCGGCATCCTCCAGGCGGATGCCTATGCCGGCTTCAACCCGCTCTACGCAGCGCGTCCGGATGGCAGCAGCCAGTTCCGAGAAGCAGCATGCTGGGCTCACCTGCGGCGCGACTTCCACGATGTGTGGGAAACCACGAAGTCCGAGATCGCGCGGGAGGCCCTCGACCGGATCGGCAAGATCTACGATGTCGAGCGCGAGATCGCCGGTCAGTCCGCCGAACTGCGACAGGCCGCGCGTCAGCAGCATTCCCGTCCCATGGTGGATGCCTTCCAGGCCTGGGCCGAGGCCCAGCTGCTGCGCATTCCGGGTAAGAGCGATCTCGCCAAGGCCATCCGTTACGGCCTCAGCCGCTGGTCCTCCTTCGAGCTCTTCCTCGAAGACGGCCGCGTCGGCATCGACAACAACCCGGCCGAGCGCGCCATGCGCCCGATCGGCATCGGGCGGAAGAACTGGCTCTTCGCGGGCTCCGATAGCGGTGGCGAAACGTTGGCCAGGGCGATGACCCTCATCGAAACCGCCAAGATGAACGGGCTCGATCCGCAGGCCTGGCTCGCCGACATCCTCGACCGCATCCATGATCACAAAATCAACCGCCTCGACGAACTGCTGCCGTGGCAGTGGAGCACAGCTCGCCCATGATGAGCGTCTTCGTCTCTATCGGCATATATGCACTGGCTGCTCTCGCCGAGATCGCGGGATGCTTCGCGTTCTGGGCCTGGCTGCGGCTTGACCGCTCTGCCCTCTGGCTTATCCCGGGCGCCATCTCCCTCGCCCTGTTCGCATACTTTCTGACGCGGGTTGAGGTCGAGTTTGCCGGTCGCGCATATGCAGCCTACGGCGGCATATACATCGCAGCATCTATCGCCTGGCTCTGGGCCGTAGAGGGGCAAATCCCGACCCGATGGGATATCATCGGCGCAGTTCTTTGTCTGACCGGCATGGCGATCATCTTGGTCGCCCAGATGATTCAGAAGTAACCTGCGGTCTCAATCGGGCGGTTACTCTCAAATCATCTGACGACGGACACTGAAATTCACCGGTGATGGACGCACCATCGAGGTCCGGCAGGTCAAATTCCTCAATAACATACTTGAACAGGACCATCGCTTCATCAAGCGGATCACCGGCCCGATGATGGGCTTCAAGGCTTTCCACTCGGCGACCGCCATTATCGCAGGCATCGAGACCGCCCACATGATCCGCAAAGGTCAAATCGCGACCAACGGCGCAACCGCATTCCAGACCTTCGCGGAGCTCGTAGCATAATTCTGTCCGCAGATCAGGCCATGCCGACACTCGGCAAAGTTTGCGACAGAACCCCTTCGAGATGGCCGCACACAACCCGAAGCTGCTCGAGGCATGAGATCAAGGGGCGCGCTCAGGCATGCTCATCCAGGGGAGCTTTTGCCCTCAACCCGCCTGCCGAGGGCAAAAGTTCCGACAGGCCGACTATTTCAG
Proteins encoded in this window:
- the tnpC gene encoding IS66 family transposase yields the protein MSDDADILSDDPAVLKAMIAALQAENARMSATLQAHEQLVQALRLRIVKLQKQAFGKSSEKIEREIAQLELALEDLLVAAAEQRDGPIEGEEPAAVDAPAAEAKPRRRPRVSDATPRERRELDPGACCPDCGGDLRVVGEDVSELLDLVAAQMKVIQIARVKKSCRRCERMVQPAAPSRPIPGSMAGPGLLAQILVSKFDDHLPLYRQHEIYARMGADIPDSTLLDWCGRAMKVLAPVIERIEAEVMAAPVLHADDTPIRVLDRSRRDRGLGKGVKQGRVWAYVSDQRPWAGTAPPGVVYRFSPDRKGEHPQRHLHGSGGILQADAYAGFNPLYAARPDGSSQFREAACWAHLRRDFHDVWETTKSEIAREALDRIGKIYDVEREIAGQSAELRQAARQQHSRPMVDAFQAWAEAQLLRIPGKSDLAKAIRYGLSRWSSFELFLEDGRVGIDNNPAERAMRPIGIGRKNWLFAGSDSGGETLARAMTLIETAKMNGLDPQAWLADILDRIHDHKINRLDELLPWQWSTARP
- a CDS encoding YnfA family protein, which translates into the protein MSVFVSIGIYALAALAEIAGCFAFWAWLRLDRSALWLIPGAISLALFAYFLTRVEVEFAGRAYAAYGGIYIAASIAWLWAVEGQIPTRWDIIGAVLCLTGMAIILVAQMIQK